The sequence below is a genomic window from Anaerolineales bacterium.
GTAACAAGAGCCCTCAATGGGATTTGAACCCATGACCCCATTCTTACCAAGAATGTGCTCTACCGTCTGAGCTATGAGGGCAACAAAAGTGGGCGGTGAAGGATTCGAACCTCCGAAGGCTTCTGCCAACTGATTTACAGTCAGTCCCCTTTGGCCACTTGGGTAACCGCCCAATTGGGTCGCCTCGTTACATCGAAAATTGGTCAATTAGTCCCCTTGTCTCCCGACCCTTGAGGTGGACAATGAGGCTAATTGACTGATCCTCATGTAACGATGATGCTGTACCTGAAGCCGACGATGGGAATCGAACCCATAACCTACCACTTACAAGGCGGTTGCTCTGCCGATTGAGCTACGTCGGCGGGTTAAATTGTAAAAGTACTGGTCTTAAAGCGGACTGCATTATACCAGACGCATATGTTTGCGACAAGATTAAAAAAACCCGGCTTCAACCTGAAAACAGGTATCTTACCTAGGTTCTGGGATGAGAGTCTATCAGGATTTCGCGATATCGTCAATGGGGCGTTCGGTAACATTATCTTTTGAGTTGACTAGGGGGTTGGGAGTGAAATCCCCGAGCCTGCCATGCAAAATAAAGCGCGATTGAGCCAGCGACCGCGGCGTTCAATGACTCCACCCTGCCCTGCATGGGAAGTTGTAGCAAGGCATCACAGGATTTCCGCACCAGGGTGCGCATGCCGCTGCCTTCACCCCCCACAACCAGCGCCAAGGGTCCTTTCAGATTAAGCTTATCCAGGGGTTGGGCATCTGTTCCCGCCTCCAACCCGATCACCCAGATATTTTCGGCCTTCAGCTGTTCGATCGCCTGGGCAAGATTGACCTGAACAATCAAAAGGTGCTCGGAAGCTCCTGATGATGAGTTCACCACTGCAGGGGTGACTGTGGCGGTGTGCTTGAAAGGCAGCAACACTCCATGGATCCCTACTGCTTCTGCGGTACGCAGCAGTGTGCCCAGGTTCTGAGGGTCTTGCAGCACATCCAAGATGAGTAAAAAAGGTGCTTCATTTCGTCGGGCGGCTTGGTGCAAGGCGTCCTGAACAGCGCTGTATGGATAACCACTGGCTTCCAGGGCTACACCCTGGTGACCGTAGCCGAGTGAGTCAAGGCTGCCACGCGAGACTCTTTCTATTGGAAGCTTCAAGATAGAAGCCATTTTTATTATTTCTGCCAGGTGGCCTTTTTCTTCCACCCCGGTTGCCAGCTTCAAGCGGAAGAATTGCCGTCTCTGGGCAAGCAAGGCTTCATAGGTTGCATTCCGACCGTATAACCATTCCTTCATTATTCACCTAAAAAAAACCGGAGCATCAAGCTCCGGAAGCAGTATTATTTCCAGCGCCATGTCGTACCATCTTTGGTATCTTCAAGCAGCACGCCAAGTTCCACGAGTCGAGCGCGAATCTGGTCGGTAAGCCGCCATAATTTTTGCTGGCGTAGTTCACGCCGCATATCGATCAGCAATTGGATGAACGGTGTGGCTTCCCCACCCTGCAAGGGGCGTTCAGCACGCAAGCCTAATACATTCATCAATTCACGCAGCAAGCCCTGTGCTTCCCCAACGATCCCGGCAGTAACCCCAGCATCCTTAGCCTGGTTGATCACCCGCACCAGCTCAAAGAGATATCCCAGGGCTCCAGCGGTATTGAAGTCGTCATCCATGCAATCAGTGAAACCCTTGCGCGTGGCTTCCACCTGCTGCTGCAGGTTGTTAACCGGCTCACCTTCATCGACATTTCCATCAGCGGCTGGGCGAAGGGCAAGCCGCAGACGCTCCAGAGCCCGTTCAGCCTGAGTGATGATCTCATCTCCGAACGTCAGTGGATTACGGTAACTGGAATTCAGCACCATCATGCGCAGCACATCACCTTCGTGGGAGGCCAGGAAATCTTCAATCGTCACCAGGTTACCCAATGACTTCGACATTTTCTCACCGGCCAGTTGCATCATGCCATTGTGCACCCAGTAATGGGCAAATGGCTTACCCGTTGCGCACTCCGTCTGGGCAATCTCGTTCTCGTGGTGCGGGAAGATCAAGTCGTTACCCCCGCCATGAATGTCGATCTGCTCACCCAGGTGGTGCATGCTCATGGCTGAGCATTCGATATGCCAGCCTGGGCGGCCTTTTCCCCATGGACTATCCCAGGCGGGCTCTCCGGGCTTGGAGGATTTCCACAACGCAAAATCCATCGGGTTCTCTTTACGCTCGTCAATATTGATCCTTGCTCCAGCTTGCATGTCTTCCAGCTGACGCGCTGACAATTTTCCGTACTGCTTATCCTTGCTAACCCGGAAATAAACATCGCCGTTAACTTCGTATGCATAGCCTTCTTCACCCAAGCGGGTGATCAATTGTATGATATTTTGAATCTCGTGGGTGGCTCGCGGGTAAACAGTTGCCGGTAAAATATTCAGGTCAGCCAGGTGTTTCCCGAACTCCTCAATATACTTTTCGGCTAATTTGATTGGGTCCATGCCGAGCTGGTTCGCCTTGTTGATAATCTTGTCATCCACATCGGTGTAGTTCATGGCATGGCGTACGCGAAAACCGCGATATTCAAGATAGCGGCGAATAATGTCAAATACCAGGGCAGACATGGCGTGCCCTACATGGGCTTTATCGTACACCGTTGGGCCGCAGACATACATGGTTACCACACCGGGCTCGATGGTCTGGAGGTCTTCCTTCTGTCGCGTTAATGTATTATAGATTCGTAGAGCCATAGCCAGTCCTCAGGGTTAATCTTCTCTTTCCAGCCGTGCAAAGACCATCCGCCCTGCAGCAGTCTGCAGAACTTTTGTTACGGTGACATTGATCTTCTTGCTCAGGTAACTGCGACCATCTTCAACAACCACCATGGTGCCGTCATCCAGGTAGCCCACACCCTGCCCGGATTCCTTACCTTCCTGAATGACATTAACTTCCAGGGATTCACCCGGAAGGAATACTAACTTCACCGCATTAGCCAGCTCATTGACGTTGAGCACACTGACCCCCTGCAGCTCAGCAATCCTATTTAGATTGTAGTCGTTAGTGAGTATGGGGCAACGCAGCTGGCGGGCTAACACAACCAGCTTATCGTCAACTTCACGCACACCTTCCACATCCATGTCGCTGATGCGAAGCGGTGTGGTAGTATCTTTCTGCAGCTGGGAGATCACCTCGATCCCGCGCCTTCCACGCTGCCTGCGCAGGTTATCGGATGAATCGGCAATGAACTGTAGCTCGTTCAGAACAAAGCGTGGGATCAGCAAGGTGCCTACCAGGAAGCCTGTCCGGGCAATATCGGCTATCCGACCGTCAATAATCACACTGGTATCTAGAAGGACAGTTCGTGAGGGTGGCTGAGCGCTTGAAGATGATTCCTCGCCCGATCGGCTCTGGCCGACCCTGAATAGTGAGAAAAGGTCAGCTTGCCGCATGACAAACACAGCGATACCCAGATAGCCAAACAATACCACAGCTACGAAGGGGAGAACCTTGCCAAACGGTGGAGGCAAGAGTGAGAGCGGAAACGTCAGAAGCGCGGCGATGATCAGGCCAACCACCAGGCCAGTCAATCCCGAAGCTAGCGTCTGGGTTGAGACACTCAATAAAGTCCTGCGGATATAGCGGAGTGGCCGGGTGGTGAAATATGGGGTCATGATCAACCCAAAAAGGATTCCCACCAGGCATAACATGAAGCCGGCTAACTCTGGAGATTGGCCGGTTGAATTTCCAAGCAGGATACCCAAATAGGTTCCAATAATACCAAACACAACCATTCCGATAAGTCGGAAAATAAATTCAACACTCATTGCAGCCTCCCGTTCAAATCGCTGCGAGAGCCATCTTACTAGATATTCTGTAAAGATATTCCGACCACGGATGATAACTTGCCCTGGACGGAGATTTCTAAATTCCCCTCACCATTTATTGTAATAAACAAGATAAAGAAAATAAGTGCAAAAGAATTTCGACCCGGTGAGGGTTCATACCCATGGTTTCTCGCCGCTTATGTTGATTGCATTATATCGTTAATGATTGGATTTGTTCCAGGAAATTGAAGATCTTAAGCTGCCTGGTTGGGTTCGATTCACTGCTGATATAATCGCACCAGCGAGTGGAATTCGGCTTCATCTCAAGGCTGAAGCTGGACCACCAACAAATAACAAATTTCTAGAGATTAGCATGCTATCTGGACCTCCTGACCCAACCCTGCCTCCTTTGCCCCAGCCACGCCGATTAGTCATTGGAATCACGGGAGCTTCAGGTGCCATACTGGGGATCCGACTGCTTGAAACACTTAAACCCACCCCGATTGAGACGCATCTGGTCATATCGGACTCGGCTCTCCTGACCATCCAGCATGAAACCGATCTTAATTTGGATCAGGTTATGGCTCTCGCGGATGCAAGTTATGATTTCCATGATATCGGGGCATGCATCGCATCCGGGACGTATCTCACACTAGGGATGGTGATCATCCCCTGCTCCATAAAAACACTCTCGGCCGTGGCAAATTCCTATTCGGATGACCTGATCTCGCGCGCTGCTGACGTCACCCTGAAGGAAGGTCGGCCCCTCGTGCTGGTCATTCGGGAGACACCTTATCACCTGGGCCACCTGCGCCTGATGAGCCAGGCTGCAGAATGCGGTGCAGTCATTTTTCCTCCCATCCCTGCGTTTTATATCCGCCCGAAGTCAGTCGAGGAGATCATTAATCATACGGTTGGGCGCGTTTTAATGCGCTTGGGCATTAAAAACGAGCTGTACTCCGAGTGGCAGGGTCCGCAGGCAGGTGAATAGGTGACGGAGCGCGATCTCGAAAAAGCAGCCTTGCGCGGTGAGCCTTCTTATGTTTGGCGCGCTGGGCAGGAGCGTCGCCTGGAGATGATCACCGCAGCAGCAGGGAAGCGCCTGGAGGGGCGTATGCTCGAAAATGGCTGTGGCGTGGGGATGTACCTGCAACACCTCGCTTCGCAGGTGAAGTCGATCGTTGGGCTGGAGTATGAGCTGGAGCGGGCGAAGGAAGCTCAAGCCCACTCTTCTCAAGTGATCAATGGTGCCTGCGAACATCTTCCCTTCCCAGCGAATGCCTTTGACGTCATCCTGAGCCATGAAGTCCTCGAGCATGTCAGCGATGACCAGCGGTCGGTCAGCGAGATGCTACGCGTGCTTAGCCCAGGGGGCATCATCGTGCTGTTCGTTCCAAATCTGGGCTACCCGTTTGAAACCCACGGAATCTACTGGCATGGTCGTTATCATTTCGGTAACATCCCCTTGATCCATTACCTGCCGGTGAAGTTGCGGAAGCAGCTGATGCCGCACGTGCGTGTATACTCGAGCTCCGATCTGGCAAAGCTGTTCAAGGGAATGCCTGTGCGAATCACGGATCGAAAGATCATTTTTGGCGCATACGACAACATTATTAACCGCTTCCCCACCATGGGCAGGTTCTTACGCCGCCTGCTGCAATGGCTGGAAAATACCCCCCTGAAGGTTTTCGGCTTATCCCACTTGTGGATAATTGAGAAGATCTGAGCTAGCTGGTTTTGACTCGAAAATCGTATACCCCATCCTGAATGGGCCAATTTGCTGAGCATCCTGGGCAAAGCAAGTGATTTTCATGACCTTCCAGGTTGGCTGAAGCACACACTGGACATTTGAAAAACGAGCCCGGTTGAGCTACAGGGGTGTCATTGACTGCCAGGCACCTGGAAAACACGCTGGGAGAAAACTGAAACCATTGCCCGGTTGGTTGCAGCCAGGATTCCAAGATGACCAGCATTTTTATAGGCAAGAAGCGTTTAAAAATTCCCAGCCTGAAATAAGATACTGCCAGCTGTTGTTGCACGGCAAAATCTGTGTCTGCCAGCCAACCCTTAATCGCTTGGGGATGGAAGTCAAAGTTCAATTTTTCAAACTCCACGCTCTGATGCGAAAAAGGTGACCAGGATTGCTTGCGGATCAGATATCGGAAAATGGCCTTTAGGTTATGCTTGTTAGCAAATTCCAGGATGAATATGGCTCCCGGTTGTAATGTGCGGCGTACCTGTCTCAAGGCCAGAGCCGGTTCGGCCATATGGTGCAACGTGCGGATCATCGTCGCCCCATCAAATAGACCATCCACAAACGGCAGCCGGTAGATATCAGCGGCGACATAGGTGTATCGTTCATCTTGGCCCAGGCGTGTTCGCGCATGTTGTAGCTGCGTGAGTGAGTAATCCAGCAGGACTACCTTTTTATAGCCAATATACCTTGGCGTATTACGCCCTGCTCCTGCACCCAGCTCCAATAGCTGCTCGCCACCTTTGGGGAGCAGCCGCCTGAGGGCAATGGCTTCTGCCTGATCTTCATAAACGCGTCCACCCTGATCCCAAAAATCAGTCTGGTAGCTAGAATCTTCATAATTGCAGATGGGAGGGGTAGGAGTGGTCACATGGTCCTTAAAACACTCTGGCTGATTCCGAATGTGCCAAGCTTAATGAGCAGATCTGTGCTCTTAATACCTCACAAGGGGGAATTTCATCACCATAAACTCACGTGTTGAAAAAATCTGAACCAGCTCGATACATT
It includes:
- a CDS encoding class I SAM-dependent methyltransferase; the encoded protein is MITAAAGKRLEGRMLENGCGVGMYLQHLASQVKSIVGLEYELERAKEAQAHSSQVINGACEHLPFPANAFDVILSHEVLEHVSDDQRSVSEMLRVLSPGGIIVLFVPNLGYPFETHGIYWHGRYHFGNIPLIHYLPVKLRKQLMPHVRVYSSSDLAKLFKGMPVRITDRKIIFGAYDNIINRFPTMGRFLRRLLQWLENTPLKVFGLSHLWIIEKI
- a CDS encoding cysteine--tRNA ligase, with protein sequence MALRIYNTLTRQKEDLQTIEPGVVTMYVCGPTVYDKAHVGHAMSALVFDIIRRYLEYRGFRVRHAMNYTDVDDKIINKANQLGMDPIKLAEKYIEEFGKHLADLNILPATVYPRATHEIQNIIQLITRLGEEGYAYEVNGDVYFRVSKDKQYGKLSARQLEDMQAGARINIDERKENPMDFALWKSSKPGEPAWDSPWGKGRPGWHIECSAMSMHHLGEQIDIHGGGNDLIFPHHENEIAQTECATGKPFAHYWVHNGMMQLAGEKMSKSLGNLVTIEDFLASHEGDVLRMMVLNSSYRNPLTFGDEIITQAERALERLRLALRPAADGNVDEGEPVNNLQQQVEATRKGFTDCMDDDFNTAGALGYLFELVRVINQAKDAGVTAGIVGEAQGLLRELMNVLGLRAERPLQGGEATPFIQLLIDMRRELRQQKLWRLTDQIRARLVELGVLLEDTKDGTTWRWK
- a CDS encoding 23S rRNA (guanosine(2251)-2'-O)-methyltransferase RlmB, giving the protein MKEWLYGRNATYEALLAQRRQFFRLKLATGVEEKGHLAEIIKMASILKLPIERVSRGSLDSLGYGHQGVALEASGYPYSAVQDALHQAARRNEAPFLLILDVLQDPQNLGTLLRTAEAVGIHGVLLPFKHTATVTPAVVNSSSGASEHLLIVQVNLAQAIEQLKAENIWVIGLEAGTDAQPLDKLNLKGPLALVVGGEGSGMRTLVRKSCDALLQLPMQGRVESLNAAVAGSIALYFAWQARGFHSQPPSQLKR
- a CDS encoding PIN domain nuclease translates to MSVEFIFRLIGMVVFGIIGTYLGILLGNSTGQSPELAGFMLCLVGILFGLIMTPYFTTRPLRYIRRTLLSVSTQTLASGLTGLVVGLIIAALLTFPLSLLPPPFGKVLPFVAVVLFGYLGIAVFVMRQADLFSLFRVGQSRSGEESSSSAQPPSRTVLLDTSVIIDGRIADIARTGFLVGTLLIPRFVLNELQFIADSSDNLRRQRGRRGIEVISQLQKDTTTPLRISDMDVEGVREVDDKLVVLARQLRCPILTNDYNLNRIAELQGVSVLNVNELANAVKLVFLPGESLEVNVIQEGKESGQGVGYLDDGTMVVVEDGRSYLSKKINVTVTKVLQTAAGRMVFARLERED